Proteins co-encoded in one Sporosarcina sp. FSL K6-1522 genomic window:
- a CDS encoding ABC transporter permease — MNVSINRIRAIFMKDYKEFSRNYAISTMVLLPLFLAFMYNRMGADTLDMYMMPINMTFAIVTTFIQCCLIAEEKENNTLRSLMMSPATIADILIGKSALVFAITAVIVALTMYMVGFSPSNLLLFTISLAISTIFYLALGIICGLFTKTVMEASVAVMPIMLIFSFGPMGLMLADTYPILGMLKGLPSAQLMLLEEHSRIGATADMWMPLLIISAWAIVALVIAIVLFNKRTKDD, encoded by the coding sequence ATGAATGTATCCATCAATCGAATCCGTGCCATTTTCATGAAAGATTACAAAGAATTTTCTCGTAATTATGCTATATCAACAATGGTGTTATTGCCATTATTCTTGGCCTTTATGTATAATCGAATGGGTGCGGATACGCTAGACATGTATATGATGCCGATTAATATGACATTTGCGATTGTGACAACTTTTATTCAATGCTGTTTAATTGCGGAGGAAAAAGAGAATAATACGTTGCGGAGTTTAATGATGTCACCTGCAACGATTGCAGATATTTTAATTGGAAAAAGTGCGCTTGTTTTTGCAATCACAGCGGTTATTGTAGCTTTGACGATGTATATGGTTGGTTTTTCGCCATCAAATCTTCTTCTGTTCACGATTAGTCTAGCGATTTCGACAATCTTTTATTTAGCATTGGGGATTATTTGTGGTCTTTTTACCAAAACAGTGATGGAAGCCTCTGTTGCGGTGATGCCGATAATGCTTATATTTTCATTTGGCCCAATGGGATTAATGCTTGCAGATACCTATCCTATTTTAGGTATGTTGAAAGGGTTACCGAGTGCGCAGTTAATGCTTCTTGAAGAACATAGTCGAATCGGTGCTACGGCGGATATGTGGATGCCACTTCTGATCATTTCAGCTTGGGCAATTGTTGCCCTAGTCATTGCGATTGTATTGTTTAATAAACGCACGAAAGATGATTGA
- the pcrA gene encoding DNA helicase PcrA — MNEIAENLLAGMNPEQARAVRKTEGPLLIMAGAGSGKTRVLTHRIAYLVVEKNVYPSNILAITFTNKAAREMRDRIDGLLGAGTGERMWVSTFHSMCVRILRRNIDRIGMSKTFSILDSADQLSVVKNVLKELNLDPKQYDPRSMLNAISSAKNECINAEEFRSQINAHNPYEKTIADIYDGYVKRLRKNQSLDFDDLIMMTLVLFERVPDVLEYYQNKFQYIHVDEYQDTNNAQYRLVNMLADKFKNLCVVGDSDQSIYRWRGADIGNILSFEKDYKNAEMIMLEQNYRSTKRILQAANDVITNNRSRYDKKLRTDNEEGETIVFYKASDEKDESQFVVEKILELREQENLKLDQFAILYRTNAQSRVIEEYLVKSNLDYTIVGGTKFYDRKEIKDLLAYLRLIANNEDDLALARIINEPKRSIGATSFDKMARFAIEHDRSIFDALQEVDFMGLTARAANEVAKFHELIGGFTKMQEYLSVTELVEQVLDKTGYRQMLQREKTIESESRLENIEEFLSVTEAFEKRAEEDTGNRSLVAFLTDLALIADIDSLDKEENQSAEKIVLMTMHAAKGLEFPVVFIIGMEENIFPHSRSIGDDEEMEEERRLAYVGITRAEQKLYLTSASYRTIFGRGSYNSPSRFIGEISDDIVEIVSRNSGFTSGYSSASAAPKRVAVKKPVYKTSGGDKMGWNPGDKAVHKKWGTGMVVSVKGTGEEVELDIAFPNPVGIKRLFAKFAPIEKA; from the coding sequence ATGAATGAAATTGCAGAAAATCTCTTAGCAGGCATGAATCCTGAACAAGCCCGTGCAGTCAGAAAGACAGAAGGGCCACTGCTCATTATGGCGGGTGCGGGTTCGGGAAAGACGCGTGTACTCACGCATCGTATTGCTTATCTTGTTGTGGAAAAAAACGTTTATCCTTCTAATATCCTGGCGATTACTTTTACCAACAAGGCGGCACGTGAAATGCGTGATCGGATTGATGGATTACTTGGCGCAGGCACAGGTGAGCGCATGTGGGTGTCAACGTTTCACTCCATGTGTGTGCGGATTTTGCGACGCAACATTGACCGAATCGGTATGTCTAAAACCTTTTCCATCCTCGATTCGGCAGACCAGCTGTCGGTCGTTAAAAACGTCTTAAAAGAATTAAATCTAGATCCAAAACAATATGACCCACGCTCTATGCTAAATGCAATTAGTTCGGCGAAAAACGAATGCATTAATGCAGAGGAATTCCGTAGCCAAATCAATGCACACAACCCCTATGAAAAAACGATTGCGGACATTTACGATGGTTATGTGAAGCGGCTACGTAAAAACCAATCGCTCGACTTCGATGATTTGATCATGATGACGCTCGTCCTATTTGAACGTGTTCCAGATGTCCTCGAATATTATCAAAACAAATTCCAATACATTCACGTTGATGAGTACCAAGATACCAATAATGCCCAATACAGACTTGTGAATATGTTAGCCGATAAGTTCAAAAACCTTTGTGTAGTTGGTGACTCGGACCAATCGATTTACAGATGGCGTGGGGCAGACATTGGCAATATTTTATCGTTCGAAAAAGACTATAAAAATGCTGAAATGATTATGTTGGAGCAAAACTATCGCTCAACAAAACGCATCTTGCAAGCAGCGAATGACGTCATTACGAATAACAGAAGTCGCTATGATAAGAAATTGCGTACGGATAATGAGGAAGGCGAGACTATTGTCTTCTATAAAGCGAGCGATGAAAAAGACGAATCGCAGTTTGTTGTTGAGAAAATTCTAGAGCTGAGAGAACAAGAAAACTTAAAGCTTGATCAGTTTGCGATTTTGTACCGAACGAATGCACAGTCTCGTGTCATTGAGGAATATTTGGTTAAATCGAATCTCGACTATACGATTGTTGGCGGGACGAAGTTCTATGATCGCAAGGAAATTAAAGACTTGCTGGCTTATTTGCGTTTGATTGCCAACAATGAAGACGACCTTGCGCTAGCCCGCATTATTAATGAACCGAAACGCAGTATTGGTGCAACATCATTCGATAAAATGGCGCGCTTTGCCATTGAGCATGATCGTTCAATATTTGATGCATTACAAGAAGTTGATTTTATGGGACTGACAGCGCGGGCGGCAAATGAAGTGGCGAAGTTCCATGAATTAATCGGTGGATTTACAAAGATGCAGGAGTATCTGTCTGTTACCGAACTGGTTGAGCAAGTACTTGATAAAACAGGCTACCGTCAGATGTTGCAACGTGAAAAGACCATTGAATCAGAAAGTCGATTGGAAAACATCGAAGAGTTTCTATCTGTTACGGAAGCATTTGAGAAGCGTGCTGAAGAGGATACTGGGAATCGTTCATTAGTTGCATTTTTGACGGATTTGGCGCTTATTGCCGATATTGATTCATTAGACAAAGAAGAGAACCAATCGGCGGAGAAAATCGTCCTAATGACGATGCACGCAGCGAAAGGGCTTGAATTCCCTGTTGTCTTCATTATCGGTATGGAGGAAAACATCTTCCCGCATTCCCGTTCAATCGGCGATGACGAGGAAATGGAGGAAGAAAGACGACTTGCCTATGTTGGCATAACGCGTGCAGAACAGAAATTGTATTTGACGTCTGCTTCTTACCGAACAATTTTCGGACGGGGAAGTTACAATAGCCCGTCACGGTTTATCGGTGAAATTTCAGATGATATAGTGGAAATCGTTTCCCGTAATTCAGGCTTCACTTCTGGTTATTCATCCGCAAGTGCGGCACCGAAACGTGTAGCGGTTAAAAAGCCTGTTTATAAGACGAGTGGCGGAGACAAAATGGGGTGGAACCCTGGTGACAAAGCGGTCCATAAAAAGTGGGGGACAGGCATGGTCGTCAGTGTGAAAGGGACGGGCGAAGAAGTAGAGCTGGATATCGCATTCCCGAATCCAGTTGGCATTAAGCGTCTGTTCGCGAAATTTGCACCAATTGAAAAAGCATGA
- a CDS encoding DUF3048 domain-containing protein → MDRKMRGWLICMAIILLVLAACSKKETLEDSLPELEEDEEEVLIEEEEPVVSYRAPFTGMAIEEENLRRPVLVTINNHPLARSQSGISDADIIYEFIAEANVTRFLALFQSELPEEIGPIRSARDYFVHVAQGLDAFYVAHGYSPDAQKLLQSGFVDNVNGMQYDGTLFKRSTDRKAPHNSYISGDNVLVAADKANASMEMKKMPPLSFHDALEDAKIGDDAFAITVRYGTDPNFTSNHVYDADKGTYTRTVNERVTTDKVNDEQVEVANVLVFEVDYSVIDDIGRQAVDLESGGKALLFQAGLAQAINWKNDNGILTPVVNGIPAKLVPGKTWIHIVPTKPGMETSVTYTP, encoded by the coding sequence ATGGATCGAAAAATGCGGGGATGGCTCATATGTATGGCAATAATATTGCTAGTACTTGCGGCTTGCTCGAAAAAAGAGACGTTAGAAGATTCTTTACCTGAATTAGAAGAGGATGAGGAAGAAGTACTTATAGAAGAGGAGGAGCCCGTTGTTTCGTATAGAGCTCCTTTTACAGGAATGGCGATAGAAGAGGAGAATCTGCGTCGCCCAGTCCTTGTGACTATTAACAACCATCCGTTGGCAAGGTCGCAGTCGGGGATTAGCGATGCAGATATTATCTATGAATTTATCGCGGAAGCGAATGTTACCCGGTTTTTAGCTCTATTCCAAAGCGAATTACCTGAGGAAATCGGACCTATTCGCAGTGCAAGGGACTATTTCGTTCATGTTGCGCAAGGGCTCGATGCATTCTACGTAGCGCATGGCTATAGCCCTGATGCGCAAAAATTACTGCAGAGTGGCTTCGTTGATAATGTCAATGGCATGCAATACGATGGTACGCTATTTAAGCGTTCGACAGACCGGAAAGCACCGCATAATTCCTATATTTCGGGGGACAACGTACTTGTAGCAGCAGATAAGGCGAATGCATCGATGGAAATGAAGAAAATGCCGCCGCTTTCTTTCCATGATGCCTTAGAAGATGCTAAAATAGGGGACGACGCATTTGCGATTACTGTTCGGTATGGGACGGATCCCAATTTCACTAGCAATCATGTGTATGATGCGGATAAAGGAACGTATACTCGAACTGTGAATGAGCGAGTAACAACAGATAAAGTGAATGACGAGCAAGTGGAAGTGGCGAATGTACTTGTATTTGAAGTCGATTACAGTGTAATCGATGACATTGGTCGCCAAGCGGTCGATCTTGAATCAGGTGGTAAAGCGCTGCTGTTCCAAGCGGGGTTAGCTCAAGCGATTAATTGGAAAAATGATAATGGTATCCTAACGCCAGTGGTAAACGGTATACCTGCGAAATTGGTTCCAGGGAAGACATGGATCCATATTGTTCCGACAAAACCAGGTATGGAGACATCGGTGACCTATACCCCTTGA
- a CDS encoding heptaprenylglyceryl phosphate synthase, whose translation MDYTTWRHAFKLDPAKTVTDEQLEQLAESGTDGIIVGGTDGVTLDNVLDLLVRIRRYSVPVALEVSTVESVTPGFDHYFIPTVLNATKVEWISGIHHAALREYGHMMDWDEIVTEGYCIVNPNCKAAKLTGVTEIPDEEDVIAYARMAEHLFNLPIFYLEYSGTYGDTDIVEAAARVLEKTRLFYGGGIKNAEDAKRMAEIAHTVIVGNIIYEDLKAALQTVEAVKSVAHPGETRV comes from the coding sequence ATGGATTATACAACATGGCGTCATGCCTTTAAATTAGATCCCGCTAAAACGGTGACAGACGAACAACTTGAACAGCTTGCAGAGTCAGGAACAGACGGTATTATTGTTGGTGGTACGGATGGAGTTACGCTCGATAATGTGCTCGATTTGCTCGTTCGCATTCGCAGATATTCTGTGCCGGTTGCACTCGAAGTATCGACAGTAGAGTCGGTGACACCAGGCTTTGATCATTACTTCATCCCAACGGTGTTAAATGCGACAAAGGTTGAATGGATTAGTGGTATTCATCATGCGGCTCTTCGTGAATATGGCCATATGATGGATTGGGATGAAATCGTCACAGAAGGATATTGTATTGTGAATCCCAATTGTAAAGCAGCGAAATTGACAGGGGTCACAGAAATCCCTGATGAAGAGGACGTCATTGCCTATGCACGCATGGCAGAGCACCTTTTCAACCTACCGATTTTCTATTTGGAATATAGCGGAACATACGGTGACACTGACATTGTTGAAGCGGCAGCACGCGTATTAGAAAAAACACGTCTTTTTTATGGTGGTGGCATTAAAAATGCTGAGGATGCAAAAAGAATGGCGGAAATCGCACATACAGTCATCGTGGGAAATATCATTTATGAGGATTTGAAAGCGGCGCTTCAGACGGTAGAAGCGGTGAAATCCGTTGCCCATCCAGGTGAAACACGTGTATAA
- a CDS encoding ABC transporter ATP-binding protein, producing MTAAIDVQHIGKKFNDFVALEDVSFSIRKGEIFGFLGPSGSGKTTMIKILTAQLEQTLGQASIFGVPAKEMNESANKERFGILTDNSGLYKRLTVEENLLLYSNLYQLPSSAVDEALQFVNLQAARKKKVSTLSKGMTQRVTLARAIMHKPDLLFLDEPTSALDPVNTEHIYKGLRKLNDMGTTIFLTTHDMAEAETLCDRVAFLHKGRIREIGSPADLMHQYSDQSINVALINGENYILPLNETSTATKLSDWMNRQLVQRIQSNEPTLGDIFMQLTGSDLQ from the coding sequence ATGACAGCAGCAATTGACGTACAACATATTGGAAAGAAGTTCAATGATTTCGTGGCACTGGAGGATGTATCCTTCTCTATACGTAAGGGAGAAATTTTTGGGTTTCTCGGTCCGAGCGGATCTGGTAAAACAACTATGATTAAAATTTTAACAGCTCAGCTCGAACAAACGCTCGGACAAGCTTCTATTTTCGGAGTCCCTGCTAAGGAAATGAATGAAAGTGCCAATAAAGAACGCTTTGGTATTCTAACAGATAATAGTGGCCTTTATAAGAGGCTCACTGTAGAAGAGAATTTGTTACTCTATAGTAATTTATATCAGCTTCCTTCATCAGCTGTAGATGAAGCATTGCAATTTGTGAATTTACAGGCAGCTCGCAAGAAAAAAGTGAGTACGTTATCTAAAGGGATGACGCAGCGTGTAACATTAGCACGGGCGATTATGCATAAACCAGATTTACTGTTTTTAGACGAACCGACATCTGCATTAGATCCTGTTAACACAGAACATATTTATAAAGGACTACGCAAGCTAAATGACATGGGCACAACGATTTTCTTAACAACGCATGATATGGCAGAGGCTGAAACATTATGTGATCGTGTTGCTTTCCTTCATAAAGGGAGAATTCGTGAAATTGGATCACCAGCTGATCTTATGCATCAATACAGTGACCAATCCATCAATGTAGCGCTAATCAATGGAGAGAACTATATTTTACCATTAAATGAAACGTCGACTGCAACAAAATTGAGTGATTGGATGAATCGCCAGCTTGTTCAACGTATTCAATCGAATGAACCAACACTAGGCGACATATTTATGCAACTAACAGGGAGTGACTTACAATGA
- a CDS encoding adenine deaminase C-terminal domain-containing protein — protein sequence MWEQHLVHDQLQVINGKKAPDLIITNAEYLHAIYKKWMTGNIWVTGDRIVYAGKDMPTVTEGAEIVDASGKKVVPGYIEPHTHPFQLYNPHTFADYAARLGTTTFISDNLILFISLDNATSFSILDQLHTLPFSFYWWARFDSQTTLRKEAELFNLESISEWLKRPDVLIGGELTGWPRLMAEEPNMLASVGTAKTAGKKIEGHFPGASERTLARMRLLGADGDHEAMTVEEVEARLLHGFGVTLRHSSIRPDLPHLLKGIVDKGLDVFDHLMMTTDGSTPSFHIDGVMDKCIRVALEAGVLPIDAYQMASYNVARYYDMTDVHGMIATGRYATLNFLEDEFNPVPTDVLSKGKWLKRDGESTEPFQAIDWSAVPAFNLVFDLDEADFVFDHTIGIEMVNDVITKPYTIELDTTVERLADDHNESFLMLVDRNGKWRVNTLIKGFATSVQGLASSYSNTGDIIIIGKDKKEMLNAFNEMKHIGGGMVLTENGDVRATVPLPISGSLSSEPLEQLIAQELELKKALTERGHIHGDAVYTFLFLQSTHLPYIRITQLGLHDVMKNEVLVPATER from the coding sequence ATGTGGGAACAACATCTAGTACATGATCAATTACAAGTGATTAATGGAAAAAAAGCACCGGATCTTATCATTACCAACGCTGAGTATTTGCATGCCATCTATAAAAAATGGATGACGGGAAATATTTGGGTTACGGGAGATCGAATTGTTTATGCAGGGAAGGACATGCCGACTGTGACCGAGGGGGCGGAAATTGTCGATGCGTCAGGAAAAAAAGTCGTACCTGGTTACATTGAGCCGCATACGCATCCTTTTCAACTGTACAATCCACACACGTTTGCGGATTATGCAGCACGCCTAGGGACGACGACGTTCATTTCTGATAATCTGATCTTGTTCATATCATTGGATAATGCGACGTCCTTTTCCATTTTGGATCAGCTACATACATTGCCGTTCTCCTTTTACTGGTGGGCGCGGTTTGATTCACAGACGACGCTTCGGAAAGAAGCAGAACTGTTTAATCTAGAGTCGATTAGCGAGTGGTTGAAGCGTCCGGATGTGCTAATAGGCGGCGAGTTAACAGGGTGGCCGCGGCTGATGGCAGAAGAGCCGAACATGCTAGCATCGGTTGGTACAGCTAAAACAGCTGGCAAGAAAATTGAAGGGCATTTCCCAGGGGCATCGGAGCGCACGCTTGCACGAATGCGTCTGCTTGGCGCAGATGGCGATCATGAGGCGATGACAGTAGAAGAGGTGGAAGCACGGTTGTTGCATGGCTTTGGCGTAACCCTTCGTCACTCCTCTATCCGCCCAGACTTGCCACATCTATTGAAAGGCATTGTCGATAAGGGGCTGGATGTGTTTGATCACTTGATGATGACGACGGATGGCTCGACACCGTCCTTTCATATCGATGGCGTGATGGACAAATGCATCCGCGTGGCACTTGAAGCGGGTGTATTACCAATTGACGCCTACCAGATGGCATCGTATAACGTAGCGCGCTATTACGATATGACGGATGTACATGGCATGATTGCAACAGGTCGTTATGCCACGTTAAATTTCTTGGAGGATGAATTCAATCCTGTGCCAACAGATGTATTATCGAAAGGGAAATGGCTTAAGCGTGATGGTGAGTCGACAGAACCGTTCCAAGCGATTGATTGGTCAGCGGTCCCAGCATTCAACCTAGTATTCGATTTAGATGAAGCGGATTTCGTTTTTGATCATACAATCGGTATTGAAATGGTGAATGATGTCATTACGAAGCCGTATACGATAGAACTGGATACGACGGTTGAGAGGCTTGCAGATGATCATAATGAAAGCTTTCTAATGCTCGTAGATCGCAATGGTAAGTGGCGCGTTAATACGCTCATTAAAGGCTTCGCAACAAGTGTACAAGGCCTAGCCTCTTCGTATTCAAACACAGGAGATATTATTATAATCGGTAAAGATAAAAAGGAAATGCTCAATGCGTTCAACGAAATGAAACACATTGGAGGCGGTATGGTACTCACCGAAAATGGAGACGTTCGTGCGACAGTGCCGCTCCCGATTTCCGGAAGTTTATCAAGCGAACCGCTTGAACAATTGATTGCGCAGGAGCTTGAATTGAAAAAAGCACTAACGGAACGTGGGCATATCCATGGCGATGCGGTATATACATTCCTGTTTCTCCAATCTACCCATCTACCGTATATACGCATCACGCAGTTAGGACTCCATGATGTGATGAAGAATGAAGTACTCGTTCCGGCAACGGAAAGATAG
- a CDS encoding YerC/YecD family TrpR-related protein, with translation MQIDKIRGHQMDQLFKAMLELKDLDECYEFFDDLCTISELQSLAQRLEVARMLRLKKTYDKIQGETGASTATISRIRRCVDYGPGGYNKVLDRLYPEPTESE, from the coding sequence ATGCAAATTGATAAAATTCGTGGTCATCAGATGGATCAGCTATTTAAAGCGATGCTCGAATTGAAAGACCTCGATGAATGCTATGAATTTTTTGATGACCTCTGTACAATCAGTGAGCTACAGTCGTTGGCACAGCGGCTTGAAGTAGCACGGATGCTGAGGTTGAAAAAAACGTACGATAAGATTCAAGGTGAAACAGGTGCCAGTACGGCAACAATCTCACGAATCCGTCGCTGCGTCGATTACGGTCCAGGTGGCTACAATAAGGTGCTAGATCGATTGTACCCAGAACCAACGGAAAGTGAATAA
- a CDS encoding class I SAM-dependent methyltransferase translates to MTDKMTFNKEMATEYDRGVRRTLPTYDSMFRLVQTYLRTHTTQQAHVLVVGAGGGTELATLGPTNPEWTFTAVDPAAPMLAFARMKADDLQMTDRVAFIEGTVAKVEAANIHDAATCMLVLHFIPDVDEKRRQLKSIRQRLKPGAPFVLASMYGDTNAPEFDELVALWKAYWLDATSLTTTEMDEMENTIRQLSFLPEEDIVGLLQEAGFGSIAKFFTTTLFGGWICKAQ, encoded by the coding sequence ATGACCGATAAAATGACATTCAATAAAGAAATGGCTACAGAATACGATAGAGGCGTACGTCGAACATTACCGACTTATGATTCTATGTTTCGACTTGTCCAAACATACCTGCGTACACATACTACGCAGCAAGCACATGTACTCGTCGTTGGTGCGGGAGGTGGCACTGAGCTCGCCACACTTGGTCCAACAAATCCCGAGTGGACATTCACTGCAGTAGATCCTGCAGCGCCCATGCTCGCTTTTGCACGCATGAAAGCAGATGATTTACAGATGACAGACCGTGTGGCATTCATCGAAGGTACTGTCGCTAAAGTAGAAGCAGCTAACATACATGATGCCGCTACCTGTATGCTAGTCCTGCATTTTATCCCAGACGTCGATGAAAAACGCCGCCAATTGAAAAGCATACGTCAACGCCTGAAACCGGGTGCCCCGTTTGTATTAGCGTCGATGTACGGAGATACCAATGCCCCAGAATTCGATGAGTTGGTCGCTTTGTGGAAAGCCTACTGGCTCGATGCGACGAGTTTAACGACGACAGAAATGGATGAGATGGAGAACACGATACGTCAACTGTCCTTCCTCCCCGAAGAGGACATCGTAGGTTTACTTCAAGAAGCTGGATTTGGAAGTATCGCTAAGTTTTTTACAACGACACTATTTGGCGGATGGATTTGTAAAGCGCAATAA
- the purD gene encoding phosphoribosylamine--glycine ligase — protein sequence MNILVIGSGGREHAIARQFNVSPSVKKVFVAPGNDGMKNDAECVQIDSLDFAALVAFAKENQVDLTFVGPEQPLAEGIVDYFAEHGLKAFGPTKAAALIEGSKSFAKELMAKYDIPTAGYGTFTDAEEAKAFIRENGAPIVVKADGLAAGKGVIVAMTLEEALDAVDDMIGNQKFGESSSRVVIEEFLDGEEFSYMSFVHDGQIYPMVIAQDHKRAYDGDKGPNTGGMGAYSPVPQISDAIVQEAYDKVVVPTVEAMAAEGTPFTGILYAGLILTDKGPKVIEFNARFGDPETQVVLPRMASDFGEFMAALMDSKPYDLKWHDEAMLGVVVAADGYPGDLVKGAALPDLDVLSAQGLDVFHAGTKASDTGFVGNGGRVLLVTAKADSLKEAQEKVYKGLSQLEWDGFFYRRDIGWRTFE from the coding sequence TTGAATATACTCGTTATTGGGAGCGGTGGTCGTGAGCACGCGATTGCTAGACAGTTCAATGTCTCTCCTTCAGTAAAAAAAGTATTTGTTGCACCTGGTAATGATGGTATGAAAAATGATGCGGAATGTGTGCAAATCGATTCATTGGATTTCGCGGCACTTGTTGCATTTGCCAAAGAGAACCAAGTGGATCTAACATTTGTCGGTCCTGAACAACCACTTGCAGAAGGTATCGTTGATTACTTCGCTGAACATGGTTTGAAAGCATTTGGTCCAACGAAAGCAGCTGCACTTATTGAAGGCAGTAAGTCTTTTGCTAAGGAACTAATGGCGAAGTACGACATTCCGACAGCTGGTTATGGGACATTTACAGACGCAGAAGAAGCGAAGGCATTTATTCGTGAAAATGGAGCACCGATAGTTGTTAAAGCAGATGGTCTTGCGGCAGGAAAAGGTGTTATCGTAGCAATGACATTGGAAGAAGCACTTGACGCAGTTGACGATATGATTGGTAACCAGAAGTTCGGTGAATCATCTTCACGTGTTGTCATTGAGGAATTCCTAGATGGCGAAGAGTTCTCCTACATGTCATTTGTTCACGATGGACAGATTTACCCAATGGTCATTGCACAAGATCATAAGCGTGCCTATGATGGCGATAAAGGGCCGAATACAGGCGGCATGGGTGCCTACTCACCTGTTCCACAAATTTCGGATGCTATCGTGCAAGAAGCTTATGATAAAGTAGTCGTTCCAACTGTAGAAGCAATGGCGGCGGAAGGAACTCCGTTTACAGGGATTTTATATGCGGGGTTAATCCTGACAGATAAAGGGCCGAAAGTCATTGAATTTAACGCACGTTTCGGCGATCCAGAAACACAGGTCGTTCTACCGCGTATGGCATCTGATTTCGGTGAATTCATGGCGGCGCTAATGGATAGTAAGCCATACGATCTCAAGTGGCATGACGAAGCAATGTTAGGTGTTGTCGTAGCGGCGGATGGTTATCCAGGAGATCTTGTAAAAGGTGCAGCATTGCCGGATCTTGATGTATTGTCAGCGCAAGGCTTGGATGTCTTCCATGCAGGTACGAAAGCGAGTGACACGGGCTTTGTTGGTAACGGTGGTCGCGTACTGCTTGTAACGGCAAAGGCAGATTCATTGAAAGAAGCACAAGAAAAAGTGTATAAAGGCTTGTCCCAGCTTGAATGGGACGGTTTCTTCTATAGAAGAGATATCGGCTGGCGTACGTTTGAATAA
- a CDS encoding LytTR family transcriptional regulator DNA-binding domain-containing protein, giving the protein MNIQLEEVKEKNKILIPAFTFDVKITGIYTDIKRTQLLMEQLKPIGYVHRVNEGHHAFLTVEETFRFYMDLGNCPISLEDMLQLFGLQHKRKEKVKKLTESAKNCLSFLRPFLYSKDLLIIEEPFDRLDEEARQTIVQLLNQMAAEQRNILLLSSNLEELLFITEDIYRIDHSEFHKMDFEGELTTRTSVEEEEPIIKIEKIQTKHNDKTILFNPPEIDYIESIDGTVYVNVAGTGYSCALTLQELEKRLRAYGFYRCHRSYIVNLQKVREIITWTKNSYSLKLNVQENTVVPLSRTKLSEMKELIGIS; this is encoded by the coding sequence ATGAACATTCAACTAGAAGAAGTAAAAGAAAAGAACAAAATACTGATACCTGCTTTTACATTCGATGTGAAAATTACAGGCATCTATACAGATATTAAACGAACACAACTTCTCATGGAACAATTGAAACCAATTGGCTATGTCCATCGGGTAAACGAAGGTCATCATGCCTTTTTAACTGTAGAAGAAACATTTCGATTCTATATGGACTTGGGCAACTGTCCAATATCCCTTGAGGACATGCTCCAATTATTTGGGCTCCAACATAAGCGGAAAGAAAAAGTAAAGAAGTTGACGGAAAGCGCTAAAAATTGTTTGTCATTTTTGCGCCCATTTTTATATTCAAAGGATTTACTAATTATTGAGGAACCATTTGATCGGTTAGATGAAGAAGCGCGTCAAACGATTGTTCAGTTACTCAACCAAATGGCTGCAGAACAAAGAAACATCTTATTATTGAGTAGTAATTTAGAAGAACTCCTTTTTATTACAGAGGATATCTATCGAATTGACCATTCGGAATTCCACAAAATGGATTTCGAGGGGGAGTTAACTACACGGACCTCAGTTGAAGAGGAAGAACCAATTATTAAAATCGAAAAAATACAAACGAAGCATAATGACAAGACCATCTTATTTAATCCACCTGAAATTGATTATATTGAAAGTATAGATGGCACTGTCTATGTGAACGTGGCTGGAACAGGTTATAGTTGCGCACTCACATTACAAGAATTGGAAAAGCGTTTACGTGCATATGGCTTCTATCGCTGTCATCGTTCTTATATCGTGAATTTGCAGAAGGTGCGAGAAATTATTACATGGACGAAAAACAGTTATAGTTTAAAGTTAAATGTCCAAGAAAACACCGTTGTTCCTCTTTCGCGAACCAAGTTGTCGGAAATGAAGGAACTGATTGGTATTTCGTAG